GTGGCGACCGCCGAGGCCTCGGGCGCCCGGCGCGCCGAGCTCGGCGGCACCCTGCAGAACGACATCCTGAAGGAGTACCAGGCCCAGAAGGAGTTCGTGTTCCCGCCACGGCCGTCGATGCGGCTGGTCAGCGACACCATCCGGTTCTGCGCGGCTGAGATGCCGCGGTTCCACCCGGTGTCGATCTCCGGGTATCACATCCGCGAGGCCGGATCGACGGCCGCCGAGGAGCTGGCGTTCACGCTCGCCAACGGCTTCGCGTACGTCGAGCTGGTTGCCGCCGCCGGGCTCCCGGTCGACGAGTTCGCGCCGCGGCTGTCCTTCTTCTTCAACGCCCACGTGGACTTCTTCGAGGAGATCGCCAAGTACCGAGCCGCCCGCCGCCTCTGGGCGCGCTGGATGCGAGACCGCTACCACGCCGAGCTCGAGCGCTCGACCCAGCTCCGGTTCCACGCCCAGACCGCCGGGGTGTCCCTCACGGCCCAGCAGCCCGAGGTGAACCTGGTCCGCACCGCACTGGAGGCCCTCGCCGCGGTGCTCGGCGGGACCCAGAGCCTCCACACCAACGCCATGGACGAGACCCTGGCCCTCCCGACCGAGCGGGCGGCCCGGCTGGCCCTCCGCACCCAGCAGGTCCTCGCCTTCGAGAGCCGGGTGCCGAACGTCGCCGACCCGCTCGGGGGGTCGTGGTACGTGGAGGCGCTCACCGACGAGCTCGAGCGGCGGGCCGAGGCGACGTTCGCGACCCTCGTTTCCCTCGGCGACGGGTCGATGCTCGACGGGGTGCTCCGGGCGGTCGAGACGGGATGGTTCCAGCGCGCCATCGCCGACTCGGCCTACGAGCTCGAGCGCAAGCGCAACGACGGCCGGCACGCCGTCGTCGGGGTCACCGACTTCCTCGAGGGCAGCGACGAGCCGCCGCCAGAGCTGCTCCGCATCGGGCCCGAGGTCGAGGAGCAGCAGCTGAAGCGGCTGGCGGCGATGAAGGCCGAGCGGGTCGACGAGCGGGTCGAGGCGGCGCTGACGCGCGTGCGAGGCGACGCGGCCGAGCCGTCGACGAACCTCCTCCCGGCGCTGCTCGACGCCGTGCGCGCCGACGCGACGGTCGGCGAGATCATGGGTGCCCTCGCCGACGTGTTCGGTCGGTACACCGAAACCCCCGTAATCTGACGCCAGGAGGAGCGCCCGGCCGCCGGCGGAGCCGCCCGGCCGCCACCCGACGATGCCCACGATCCGTCGACCCGAGCCCGAGCGGCGCCGCCCGGCCCGCGTCGACGCGGGCTGACCGGTGGACCCCCGCCTGCTCGCGCACGCGCGTGCCGCCGTCGGGTTCATGCCCGAGGCGGAGGGGCTGGCGCTGCACGAGGCGGCGCTCACCGCGGCGGCGGTCGGCCCGCTGCTCGAGATCGGGACGTACTGCGGGAAGTCGGCGATCTACCTCGGCGCGGCGGCGCGCCAGCGGGGGACCGTGGTCTTCACCGTCGACCACCACCGCGGCTCCGAGGAGCACCAGCCCGGGTGGGTGTGGCACGACGAGCGCCTGGTCGACCCCGAGACCGGCCGGCTCGACACCCTGCCGTGGTTCCGCCGCACCATCGCCGCCGCCGAGCTCGAGGACGTCGTCGTCGCGGTCGTCGGCGACTCGCCGACCGTCGCCCGGCACTGGGCGACGCCGCTGGGCCTCGTCTTCATCGACGGCGGCCACGCCTTCGACGTCGCGCTCGGCGACTACGAGGGCTGGGCCCGACACGTCCGCCCGGGCGGCCTCCTCGTGTTCCACGACGTGTTCGAGGACCCGGCCGACGGCGGTCAGGCCCCGTTCGAGGTGTGGCGGCGGGCGGTGGCCGGCGGGTTCGAGCCCGTGTCGACCACCGGGTCGCTGCGGGTGCTGCGCGCCGGCGTCAGTCCCGCCCCTGGGGGCGGGTCGCGAGCTCGCGCTCGATCTCGGCGCCGGCCTCGATGAGCTCCTCGGGGGTCAGGCCGACCGGGAGCCCCTCGCCGCGGAACAGCCCCGCGGTGGCACCGGTGCCCCCGAGCGCGTTGGCGGCGAGCACGACCGCGGCCGAGTTCCAGGTCGGCTGCTCGACCGGGAACAGCTCGCCCGGCCCGGCGAACCGCTCCCCGTCGAAGTTGGCGCCGGTCCAGTAGCCGCCGCCGTCGGCGCGCAGGAACTGCACCCAGGCGAACAGCTCGCGGGCCTGGTCGTCGAGGCCGACGGCGTCGAGCGCCATGACGAGCTCGCAGGTCTCGGCGGCGGTGACCCAGGGGCGGTCGGACACGCACCGCACCCCGCGGCCCTCCACGACGAAGCGCTCCCAGAACGCGGCGACACGCGCGTGGGCGGCGTGGCCGCGGAGCACCCCCC
This Acidimicrobiia bacterium DNA region includes the following protein-coding sequences:
- a CDS encoding methylmalonyl-CoA mutase family protein, with the translated sequence MSTARERWQAAFDAAPSRDADFETLSGVPVEPVYGPDEDRPGLYPYTRGPYASMYRSKLWTMRMFAGFGIAPDTNRRFHELLAAGGDGLSTAFDLPTLMGRDSDDPLAVGEVGKCGVAVDSLADARDLYAGIDLRRVTTSMTINAPAPVLLAMYVATAEASGARRAELGGTLQNDILKEYQAQKEFVFPPRPSMRLVSDTIRFCAAEMPRFHPVSISGYHIREAGSTAAEELAFTLANGFAYVELVAAAGLPVDEFAPRLSFFFNAHVDFFEEIAKYRAARRLWARWMRDRYHAELERSTQLRFHAQTAGVSLTAQQPEVNLVRTALEALAAVLGGTQSLHTNAMDETLALPTERAARLALRTQQVLAFESRVPNVADPLGGSWYVEALTDELERRAEATFATLVSLGDGSMLDGVLRAVETGWFQRAIADSAYELERKRNDGRHAVVGVTDFLEGSDEPPPELLRIGPEVEEQQLKRLAAMKAERVDERVEAALTRVRGDAAEPSTNLLPALLDAVRADATVGEIMGALADVFGRYTETPVI
- a CDS encoding class I SAM-dependent methyltransferase, whose translation is MPEAEGLALHEAALTAAAVGPLLEIGTYCGKSAIYLGAAARQRGTVVFTVDHHRGSEEHQPGWVWHDERLVDPETGRLDTLPWFRRTIAAAELEDVVVAVVGDSPTVARHWATPLGLVFIDGGHAFDVALGDYEGWARHVRPGGLLVFHDVFEDPADGGQAPFEVWRRAVAGGFEPVSTTGSLRVLRAGVSPAPGGGSRARARSRRRPR